A window from Megalobrama amblycephala isolate DHTTF-2021 linkage group LG9, ASM1881202v1, whole genome shotgun sequence encodes these proteins:
- the gja9b gene encoding gap junction protein alpha 9b: MDQLSSFSLISSSSDVNVRMGDWNFLGGILEEVHIHSTMVGKIWLTILFIFRMLVLGVAAEDVWNDEQSDFICNTEQPGCHNVCYDRAFPISLIRYWVLQVIFVSSPSLVYMGHAIYQLRVLEKERHYKRVALRKELETMDAELVDPRRRVERELRQLEQGKLNKAPLRGSLLRTYVAHIVTRSVVEVGFMLGQYLLYGHHLQPLYKCDREPCPNVVDCFVSRPTEKSVFMVFMQGIAAVSLFLSLLEILHLGYKKLKKGILDYYPHLKDDLGDYYGTKSKKNSVVHQVCVSQGRKPTISAVPSGFAPPLEKQGNGPSYPALINPLSAFVPIQGTSGLDMQRENKGVILSPLERNSNSNNTSSGTRSPPVHEQLPAESESSVLVTDAASCPAVLRKQRRVSPPWNCSTVMEGNGSDSGDSSSGATDQGMRTRCGRAVSRSDLRRASQMHTPDSVAELSSGSRHHSSVESPTFSPSRQRTSLSSSSSSSSRRAAGDLQI; encoded by the coding sequence ATGGACCAACTGAGCTCTTTCTCgctcatcagcagcagcagcgatgTCAATGTGAGGATGGGGGACTGGAACTTCTTGGGTGGAATTCTGGAGGAGGTCCACATCCACTCCACCATGGTTGGAAAGATCTGGCTCACCATCCTCTTTATCTTCCGCATGCTGGTGCTGGGCGTCGCGGCCGAGGACGTGTGGAACGACGAGCAGTCCGACTTCATCTGTAACACGGAGCAGCCCGGATGCCACAACGTCTGCTATGACCGTGCATTCCCCATCTCCCTGATCCGCTATTGGGTGCTGCAGGTCATTTTTGTCTCCTCGCCCTCTCTGGTGTACATGGGTCATGCTATATACCAGCTGCGTGTGCTGGAAAAGGAGCGGCACTACAAGAGAGTGGCTCTTCGGAAAGAGCTGGAGACGATGGATGCGGAGTTGGTGGATCCTCGGCGTCGGGTCGAGCGGGAACTGCGGCAGCTGGAGCAGGGGAAGCTCAACAAGGCTCCGCTCCGGGGCTCGCTGCTGCGAACGTACGTGGCACACATCGTGACCCGCTCCGTAGTCGAGGTGGGCTTCATGTTGGGCCAGTACCTGCTGTACGGTCACCACCTGCAGCCTCTGTACAAATGTGACAGGGAGCCGTGCCCTAACGTGGTCGACTGTTTCGTCTCTCGGCCCACTGAGAAGAGCGTGTTCATGGTGTTCATGCAGGGTATCGCCGCAGTATCCCTGTTCCTCAGTCTGCTGGAGATCCTGCATCTCGGATATAAGAAACTGAAGAAGGGAATCCTGGACTACTATCCTCACCTGAAAGATGACCTGGGTGATTATTACGGCACCAAGTCCAAGAAGAACTCGGTGGTTCATCAGGTGTGCGTGAGCCAGGGACGTAAACCCACCATCTCCGCGGTACCCAGTGGATTCGCTCCACCCCTGGAGAAACAGGGCAACGGACCCTCGTACCCTGCACTTATCAATCCCTTGTCCGCTTTTGTTCCGATCCAGGGCACGTCGGGTCTGGACATGCAGAGGGAGAACAAGGGTGTCATTCTCAGTCCACTGGAGCGCAACAGCAATTCCAACaacacgagcagcgggactcgCTCTCCTCCGGTGCACGAGCAGCTCCCCGCTGAGTCTGAGAGCTCAGTCCTCGTGACGGACGCGGCCTCCTGCCCGGCAGTGCTGCGTAAGCAGCGGAGAGTGAGTCCACCCTGGAACTGCAGCACGGTTATGGAAGGGAACGGATCGGACAGCGGAGACTCCAGCAGCGGAGCGACCGACCAGGGCATGAGGACTCGCTGCGGCAGGGCCGTCTCTAGGTCCGACCTGAGGAGAGCCAGCCAAATGCACACGCCAGACTCTGTGGCCGAGCTGAGCTCCGGTTCACGGCACCACAGTTCTGTAGAAAGTCCCACTTTCTCACCAAGCCGACAACGAACATCACtgtccagcagcagcagcagcagcagcagacgAGCAGCCGGAGACCTGCAGATCTAA
- the LOC125276062 gene encoding C-Myc-binding protein gives MMAHYRAPESKREQFRRYLEKAGVLDSLTNVLVALYEETEKPNNALDFIKHQLGVAGPEEDDSESLRLELNNLQKKYEQLVAENKELRNRLLQYEPAQEEGTE, from the exons ATGATGGCGCATTACAGA GCTCCCGAGTCGAAGCGAGAGCAGTTCAGGAGATATTTGGAGAAGGCCGGAGTCCTCGACAGTCTCACCAATG TCTTGGTGGCTCTGTACGAGGAAACAGAGAAACCCAACAATGCCTTGGA CTTTATCAAGCATCAATTGGGAGTCGCTGGACCGGAGGAAGATGATTCTGAAAGTCTGCGCCTGGAACTGAACAATTTACAGAAGAAATATGAACAGCTCGTGGCAGAAAACAAGGAGCTGAGAAACAGG CTGCTGCAGTACGAGCCGGCGCAGGAAGAAGGAACAGAATAA